A genomic region of Lagopus muta isolate bLagMut1 chromosome 19, bLagMut1 primary, whole genome shotgun sequence contains the following coding sequences:
- the CYSRT1 gene encoding cysteine-rich tail protein 1, whose translation MDRGVTLKNPYASVNIPRSQFQQSFITRYLEDEPASPTVIANPTVVPVHSTEEQAGSWDKQPVSTEKSWSRPLNPYASMKMPNGESPNSFYTVTLDKPPKGQGHEDGRRSGCRRCFPCCRKCCCVIS comes from the coding sequence ATGGATCGCGGTGTTACCCTGAAGAACCCCTACGCCAGCGTGAACATCCCACGGTCCCAGTTCCAGCAGAGCTTCATCACTCGCTACCTGGAGGATGAACCTGCATCACCCACCGTCATTGCCAACCCCACCGTCGTGcctgtgcacagcacagaggagcaggCGGGCAGCTGGGACAAGCAGCCCGTTTCCACAGAGAAGTCCTGGTCCCGGCCTCTCAATCCCTATGCCAGCATGAAGATGCCCAACGGGGAATCACCCAACTCCTTCTACACTGTCACCCTGGACAAGCCACCCAAGGGCCAAGGGCATGAAGATGGCAGGAGGAGCGGCTGCCGCAggtgcttcccctgctgcagaAAGTGCTGCTGTGTCATCTCCTAA